Proteins encoded together in one Larus michahellis chromosome 4, bLarMic1.1, whole genome shotgun sequence window:
- the COA8 gene encoding cytochrome c oxidase assembly factor 8, which yields MAAAWVLRAGGCRHRRLLSSSAGRGLTAERGERQESPGLAFSPPAHSRNDWIGPPDKHSNLRPVIFYVPPEESPLERRLREARQEAQACNQRFWARHNRAFCQEKEEFIYSRLKAKGLETRDETGQKATLNAEEMADFYKDFLSKNFRKHMQYNRDWYKRNFTITFLMGQVALARALRRLRWKKKNVGN from the exons ATGGCGGCGGCATGGGTGTTGCGGGCCGGTGGTTGCCGTcaccgccgcctcctctcctcctccgcTGGTCGCGGCCTCACGGCTGAGCGTGGGGAGCGGCAGGAGAGCCCG GGCCTGGCTTTCAGCCCCCCCGCGCACTCCCGTAACGACTGGATCGGCCCCCCCGACAAGCACTCCAACCTGCGCCCCGTCATCTTCTACGTGCCCCCCGAGGAGTCGCCCCTGGAGCGGCGGCTGCGGGAGGCGCGGCAGGAGGCCCAGGCCTGCAACCAGCGCTTCTGGGCACGGCACAACCGCGCCTTCTGCCAG gaaaaagaagaatttatttattcaagACTGAAAGCCAAAGGTCTGGAAACGAGAGATGAAACAG GTCAAAAAGCAACACTGAATGCAGAAGAAATGGCTGACTTTTACAAGGACTTTCTAAGTAAAAATTTTAGAAAGCATATGCAGTATAACAG AGACTGGTATAAACGTAACTTTACTATCACGTTCCTCATGGGACAAGTAGCACTGGCAAGAGCTCTGAGGCGGCTTcgttggaaaaagaaaaatgttggaaATTAA
- the BAG5 gene encoding BAG family molecular chaperone regulator 5 has translation MARLPPAPGALRRCRKGEAARRAVPGKGPRPPAAPFPPPPGRGAGLGSCRSLALGPWRSAAPGRAAGPSAGAAGSSSKTGRKKRMDMGNQHPSIKRLHEIQKEVKEIEQQVVVFSGLSTDRDYKKLERSLTKQLFEIDSVDTEGKGDIQQARKRAAQETERLLKELEQNANHPRRLEIEAIFKEAQSLVEREITPFYKGGNCISDEFEEGIQDIVLRLTQVKTGGKVSLRKARYRTLTKVCAVQEIIESCVKQQLSLPLSNDAHPSVSKINSVMCDVNKARGTLIALLMGVSSNDTCRHLSCVLTGLIADLDALDVCGHTEIRNYRKEVVEEINKLQKYLDLEEEANSTHGYDLAQNQSILKIEEIRKKMKEVNALLLKTENASDLYLGSKAELQGLIAHLDEVSPGKNPCIREARRRAVIEVQTLITYIDLKEALEKRQMYPEQTAAEHQSYKAVWTVLGNLSQIQQEVISFDGNRTDKNYMRLEELLTKQLLALDAVDPQGDERCKAARKQAVKLAQNILYYLDMKTDEWEY, from the exons ATGGCTCGCCTCCCGCCGGCGCCTGGCGCTTTACGGCGGTGTCGCAAAGGCGAGGCCGCCCGGAGGGCGGTGCCGGGGAAGGGGCCACGTCCCCCGGCCGCGCCGTTCCCGCCTccgccgggccgcggggcggggctgggctcctgccGTTCGCTGGCGCTCGGCCCGTGGCGCAGCGCAGCGCCGGGCCGGGCAGCGGGTCCCTCGGCCGGGGCGGCCGGCAG TTCATCTAAAACTGGACGGAAGAAGAGAATGGATATGGGTAACCAACACCCATCCATAAAACGGTTgcatgaaatacagaaagaagtcAAAGAGATTGAACAGCAAGTGGTTGTCTTCAGTGGTCTGTCTACCGATCGAGATTACAAGAAATTAGAAAGGAGCCTTACCAAACAGCTTTTTGAAATAGATTCTGTAGACACCGAAGGAAAGGGGGATATTCAGCAAGCCAGAAAGCGAGCGGCTCAGGAAACAGAGAGGCTGCTTAAGGAACTGGAACAAAATGCCAACCATCCGCGCAGACTGGAAATAGAGGCTATATTCAAGGAGGCACAATCACTTGTGGAACGCGAGATTACACCTTTTTACAAAGGAGGTAACTGTATAAGTGACGAATTTGAAGAAGGTATTCAGGACATTGTTTTGAGGCTTACCCAGGTGAAAACTGGGGGGAAAGTTTCTTTGCGCAAAGCAAGATACCGCACTCTGACAAAAGTATGTGCTGTTCAGGAGATCATAGAAAGCTGTGTAAagcagcagctgtccctgccacTCTCTAATGATGCGCATCCTTCTGTCTCCAAAATTAACTCTGTAATGTGTGATGTGAACAAAGCAAGAGGAACTCTCATTGCGCTTCTAATGGGAGTGAGCAGTAATGATACCTGCAGGCATCTATCCTGTGTGCTTACAGGCCTCATTGCTGATTTGGATGCTTTAGATGTCTGTGGTCACACGGAAAtaagaaattacagaaaggaaGTAGTGGAAGAGATCAATAAATTGCAGAAATACCTGGACTTGGAAGaagaagcaaattctactcatggTTATGATTTGGCACAAAATCAATCCATTCTAAAAATAGAAGAGATCCGTAAGAAAATGAAGGAAGTTAAtgctttacttttaaaaacagagaatgCTTCTGATTTATATTTGGGATCTAAAGCAGAATTGCAGGGATTAATTGCTCACTTAGATGAGGTGAGCCCAGGAAAAAATCCCTGTATTAGAGAAGCCAGGAGAAGAGCAGTAATAGAAGTTCAAACTCTTATAACGTATATTGATTTGAAGGAAGCActtgaaaaaaggcaaatgtatCCTGAGCAAACTGCGGCTGAACATCAGTCTTATAAAGCAGTTTGGACTGTTCTTGGAAACTTGTCTCAAATTCAGCAGGAGGTGATTTCATTTGATGGGAACAGAACGGATAAAAATTACATGAGATTGGAGGAACTTCTTACAAAACAACTTCTAGCACTTGATGCTGTTGATCCACAAGGTGACGAGCGGTGTAAGGCTGCCAGAAAGCAAGCAGTAAAGCTTGCACAGAATATTCTTTACTATCTGGACATGAAAACAGATGAATGGGAATACTGA